Proteins encoded within one genomic window of Drosophila willistoni isolate 14030-0811.24 chromosome XL unlocalized genomic scaffold, UCI_dwil_1.1 Seg141, whole genome shotgun sequence:
- the LOC6648831 gene encoding tyrosine-protein phosphatase 10D isoform X3: protein MLNQLGKATTRIRLKRQQQQQQSPINKAKAAKLHHIQRWSLTLLLTLTVCLQHAHCADLAISIPNNPGLDDGASYRLDYSPPFGYPEPNTTIASRDIGDEIQFSRALPGTKYNFWLYYTNLTHHDWLTWTVTITTAPDPPSNLSVQVRSGKNAIILWSPPTQGSYTAFKIKVLGLSEASSSYNRTFQVNDNTFQHSVKELTPGATYQVQAYTIYDGKESVAYTSRNFTTKPNTPGKFIVWFRNETTLLVLWQPPYPAGIYTHYKVSIEPPDANDSVLYVEKEGEPPGPAQAAFKGLVPGRAYNISVQTMSEDEISLPTTAQYRTVPLRPLNVTFDKDHITSNSFRVLWEAPKGVSEFDKYQVSVATTRRQSTVSRSNEPVAYFDFRDIAEPGKTFNVIVKTVSGKVTSWPATGDVTLRPLPVRNLRSFNDDKTNTMIITWEADAASTQDEYRIVYHELETFNGDTSTLTTDRTRFTLESLLPGRNYSLSVQAVSKKMESNETSIFVVTRPSSPIIEDLKSIRMGLNISWKSDVNSKQEQYEVLYSRNGTNEVRTLITKESRLVIPNLQPGAGYELKVFAVSHELRSEPHAYFQAVYPNPPRNMTIETVRSNSVLVHWSPPESGEFTEYSIRYRTDSEQQWVRLPSVRSTEADITDMTKGEKYTIQVNTVSFGVESPNPQEVNTTVPPNPVSNIIQLVDSRNITLEWPKPEGRVESYILKWWPSDNPSKVQTKNVSENKSADDLSTVRVLIGDLMPGLQYKFDIQTTSYGILSGITSLYPRTMPLIQSDVVVANGEKEDERDTITLSYTPTPQSSSKFDIYRFSLGDAEIKDKEKLANDTDRKVTFTGLVPGRLYNITVWTVSGGVASLPIQRQDRLYPEPITQLHATNITDTEISLRWDLPKGEYNDFDIAYLTADNLLAQNMTIRNEITINDLRPHRNYTFTVVVRSGTESSVLRSSAPLSASFTTNEAVPGRVERFHPTDVQPSEINFEWSLPSSEANGVIRQFSIAYTNVNNLTDAGMQDFDSEESFGIIKNLKPGETYVFKIQAKTAIGFGPEREYRQTMPILAPPRPPTQVVPTEVYRSSSTIQIRFRKNYFSDQNGQVRMYTIIVAEDDAKNASGLEMPSWLDVQSYSVWLPYQAIDPYYPFENRSVEDFTIGTENCDNHKIGYCNGPLKSGTTYRVKVRAFTGPDKFTDTAYSFPIQTELLSSPDQDNTSLIVAITVPLTIILVLLVTFLFYKRRRNNCRKTTKDSRANDNMSLPDSVIEQNRPILIKNFAEHYRLMSADSDFRFSEEFEELKHVGRDQPCTFADLPCNRPKNRFTNILPYDHSRFKLQPVDDDEGSDYINANYVPGHNSPREFIVTQGPLHSTRDDFWRMCWESNSRAIVMLTRCFEKGREKCDQYWPNDTVPVFYGDIKVQILNDSHYADWVMTEFMLCRGSEQRILRHFHFTTWPDFGVPNPPQTLVRFVRAFRDRIGAEQRPIVVHCSAGVGRSGTFITLDRILQQINTSDYVDIFGIVYAMRKERVWMVQTEQQYICIHQCLLAVLEGKENIVGPAREMHDNEGYEAAQQTNLDESVIATIEEHHLAVGHHHHHDLQQDEADAIDDENAAIFNDDQQPLTSSFNGQKNSVLTSTSMSSFGNGAGGGGSSIAIEDR from the exons CATGCTCATTGCGCTGATCTAGCCATTAGTATACCCAATAATCCTGGACTGGATGATGGTGCATCATATCGTTTAGATTATAGTCCACCCTTTGGTTATCCGGAACCGAATACAACAATTGCCTCCCGGGATATCGGCGATGAGATACAATTCTCGCGTGCTTTGCCTGGCACCAAATACAATTTCTGGTTATATTATACAAATCTAACGCATCATGATTGGCTCACCTGGACGGTGACCATTACAACGG CACCTGATCCACCATCGAATCTGTCGGTACAAGTGAGAAGTGGTAAAAATGCCATAATACTCTGGTCACCGCCCACACAGGGCAGCTATACGGCATTCAAAATCAAGGTGCTCGGCTTATCGGAGGCATCTAGCAGCTATAATCGGACATTTCAGGTCAATGATAATACATTCCAGCATAGTGTTAAGGAATTGACACCGGGCGCTACGTATCAGGTGCAGGCCTATACCATATACGATGGCAAAGAATCTGTGGCCTATACGAGTCGGAATTTTACCACAA AGCCCAACACGCCGGGTAAATTCATTGTCTGGTTTCGAAATGAGACGACACTGTTGGTGCTATGGCAGCCACCCTATCCGGCTGGGATATACACACACTACAAGGTCTCTATTGAGCCGCCCGATGCCAATGACAGTGTGCTGTATGTGGAGAAGGAGGGTGAACCCCCGGGACCGGCACAGGCGGCCTTTAAGGGCCTAGTGCCTGGACGAGCTTACAATATATCGGTGCAAACAATGTCCGAGGATGAGATATCATTGCCCACCACAGCCCAATATCGGACAGTGCCGTTGCGACCGTTAAATGTCACCTTTGACAAGGATCACATCACATCGAATTCATTTCGTGTCCTTTGGGAGGCACCCAAGGGCGTGTCTGAATTCGATAAATACCAGGTATCGGTGGCCACCACCCGACGACAGTCGACAGTCAGTCGCAGCAATGAACCGGTTGCCTATTTCGATTTCCGTGACATTGCCGAGCCGGGCAAAACATTCAATGTGATTGTGAAAACAGTTTCGGGTAAGGTAACCTCTTGGCCAGCCACCGGTGATGTGACACTGCGACCACTGCCTGTCCGCAATTTGCGTAGCTTCAACGATGACAAGACCAACACCATGATCATAACATGGGAGGCAGATGCGGCCAGCACCCAAGATGAATATCGCATTGT TTACCACGAGCTGGAAACCTTTAATGGCGATACTAGCACTTTGACCACAGATCGGACACGTTTCACTTTGGAGAGTCTGTTGCCCGGACGCAATTATTCATTGTCCGTGCAGGCTGTGTCCAAGAAAATGGAATCCAATGAGACAAGCATATTTGTGGTGACACGTCCCTCATCGCCCATCATTGAGGACTTGAAGAGCATTCGCATGGGTCTGAATATTAGCTGGAAAAGTGATGTTAATTCCAAGCAAGAGCAATACGAGGTGCTCTACTCACGCAATGGGACCAATGAAGTGCGTACCCTTATTACCAAGGAGTCACGATTGGTTATACCCAATCTACAGCCTGGAGCTGGCTATGAACTGAAAGTGTTTGCCGTAAGCCATGAGTTGCGCAGCGAACCGCATGCCTATTTTCAGGCAGTGT ATCCCAATCCACCGCGTAATATGACCATCGAAACAGTGCGCAGCAATTCGGTTCTAGTTCATTGGTCACCGCCGGAAAGTGGTGAATTCACGGAATACTCGATACGTTATCGCACCGACAGTGAACAGCAATGGGTACGTTTGCCCAGTGTAAGATCCACCGAGGCGGATATTACCGATATGACCAAGGGCGagaaatatacaatacaagtGAATACGGTTAGTTTTGGCGTCGAGAGTCCCAATCCGCAGGAGGTGAATACAACAGTGCCACCGAATCCAGTATCGAATATTATACAACTTGTCGATTCGCGTAATATAACATTGGAATGGCCCAAACCGGAGGGTCGTGTCGAATCCTATATACTTAAATGGTGGCCCAGTGATAATCCAAGTAAAGTGCAAACGAAAAATGTTTCGGAGAATAAGTCAG CTGATGACTTGTCCACGGTGCGTGTACTTATTGGTGATCTTATGCCCGGTTTGCAGTATAAATTTGATATACAAACCACATCGTATGGCATATTATCGGGAATTACTAGCTTATATCCACGCACCATGCCGCTCATTCAATCCGATGTGGTGGTGGCCAATGGGGAGAAGGAAGATGAACGCGATACCATTACATTGAGCTATACACCGACACCACAATCATCATCGAAATTCGATATCTATCGTTTCTCATTGGGCGATGCCGAGATCAAGGATAAAGAGAAACTGGCCAATGATACCGATCGCAAGGTGACCTTCACGGGTCTTGTGCCCGGTCGCCTATACAACATTACCGTCTGGACTGTAAGTGGCGGTGTGGCCAGTTTGCCCATTCAACGTCAGGATCGTCTCTATCCGGAGCCAATTACTCAATTGCATGCCACCAATATTACGGATACGGAAATCTCACTTCGTTGGGATCTGCCCAAAGGAGAGTACAATGATTTCGATATTGCCTATCTGACCGCTGATAATCTGCTCGCCCAGAATATGACCATACGCAATGAGATCACAATTAACGATTTGCGTCCACATCGGAATTACACATTCACTGTGGTGGTGAGATCCGGTACAGAGTCATCGGTGTTGCGTAGCAGTGCACCACTTTCGGCCAGCTTCACCACCAACGAGGCAGTGCCCGGCCGTGTTGAACGGTTCCACCCCACCGATGTGCAGCcaagtgaaataaatttcgAATGGTCCCTGCCCTCCAGTGAGGCCAATGGCGTCATCCGACAGTTCTCCATTGCCTATACGAATGTCAACAATCTAACCGATGCTGGCATGCAGGATTTCGATTCAGAGGAATCATTTGGTATTATCAAGAACCTGAAACCCGGCGAAACCTATGTCTTTAAAATTCAAGCGAAGACGGCAATTGGTTTTGGTCCAGAGCGTGAATATCGGCAGACCATGCCGATATTAGCTCCGCCACGTCCACCCACTCAGGTGGTGCCCACCGAAGTCTATCGCAGCTCATCGACCATACAGATACGTTTCCGTAAGAATTATTTCTCCGATCAGAATGGTCAGGTGCGCATGTACACGATCATTGTGGCCGAAGATGATGCCAAAAACGCCTCCGGCCTGGAAATGCCCAGTTGGCTGGATGTACAATCGTATAGCGTATGGTTACCCTATCAGGCCATCGATCCATATTATCCATTTGAGAATCGCTCGGTGGAAGATTTCACCATTGGCACCGAAAATTGTGATAATCATAAAATTGGCTACTGCAATGGACCGCTTAAATCGGGCACCACATACCGGGTGAAAGTGCGCGCCTTTACCGGACCCGATAAATTCACAGATACAGCATACAGTTTCCCCATACAGACAG AACTTTTAAGTTCACCGG ATCAAGATAATACCTCACTAATTGTGGCCATTACAGTGCCCTTAACGATTATTCTCGTGCTGCTAGTCACATTCCTTTTCTATAAACGTCGTCGGAATAATTGCCGTAAAACCACCAAAGATTCGCGTGCCAATGATAATATGTCACTGCCGGATAGTGTTATCGAACAGAATCGTCCCATATTGATCAAGAATTTTGCCGAACATTATCGTCTAATGTCAGCGGATTCTGATTTTCGTTTTAGCGAAGAATTCGAAGAGCTAAAGCATGTGGGTCGCGATCAACCGTGCACATTTGCCGATTTGCCATGCAATCGTCCAAAGAATCGTTTCACCAACATCCTACCCTACGATCATTCGCGTTTCAAACTTCAACCTGTCGACGATGATGAGGGCTCCGATTATATCAATGCCAATTATGTGCCCGGTCATAATTCACCGCGCGAATTCATCGTTACCCAAGGACCATTGCATTCGACACGGGATGATTTCTGGCGCATGTGCTGGGAGAGCAATTCGAGGGCAATTGTAATGCTAACACGTTGCTTTGAGAAGGGTCGCGAGAAATGTGATCAATATTGGCCAAATGATACGGTGCCAGTGTTCTATGGCGATATCAAGGTGCAAATACTCAATGATAGTCACTATGCCGATTGGGTGATGACCGAATTTATGCTCTGCAgg ggCAGTGAACAACGCATTTTGCGTCATTTCCATTTCACGACATGGCCGGACTTTGGTGTGCCGAATCCACCACAGACTTTGGTCCGATTTGTGCGAGCTTTTCGTGATCGCATTGGAGCCGAACAGCGGCCCATTGTGGTCCATTGTAGTGCGGGTGTCGGTCGTTCTGGTACATTTATAACGCTCGATCGCATATTGCAACAGATTAATACATCCGATTATGTGGATATATTTGGCATTGTCTATGCCATGCGAAAGG aaCGTGTTTGGATGGTGCAAACGGAACAGCAATATATCTGCATACATCAATGCCTGCTGGCCGTATTGGAGGGCAAAGAGAATATTGTCGGTCCTGCTCGAGAAATGCACGACAATGAAGGCTATGAAG CAGCCCAACAAACGAATCTGGACGAATCAGTTATAGCCACAATTGAGGAACATCATTTGGCTGTgggacatcatcatcatcatgatttACAGCAAGACGAAGCAGATGCCATTGATGATGAGAATGCGGCCATATTCAATGATGATCAACAGCCGCTAACTAGCAGTTTCAATGGCCAAAAGAATTCAGTTCTAACATCCACATCGATGAGCTCATTCGGAAATGGTGCAGGCGGTGGTGGCTCATCCATAGCCATAGAGGACAGATGA
- the LOC6648831 gene encoding tyrosine-protein phosphatase 10D isoform X2, translating into MLNQLGKATTRIRLKRQQQQQQSPINKAKAAKLHHIQRWSLTLLLTLTVCLQHAHCADLAISIPNNPGLDDGASYRLDYSPPFGYPEPNTTIASRDIGDEIQFSRALPGTKYNFWLYYTNLTHHDWLTWTVTITTAPDPPSNLSVQVRSGKNAIILWSPPTQGSYTAFKIKVLGLSEASSSYNRTFQVNDNTFQHSVKELTPGATYQVQAYTIYDGKESVAYTSRNFTTSRRTRHKELLDIKILREPNTPGKFIVWFRNETTLLVLWQPPYPAGIYTHYKVSIEPPDANDSVLYVEKEGEPPGPAQAAFKGLVPGRAYNISVQTMSEDEISLPTTAQYRTVPLRPLNVTFDKDHITSNSFRVLWEAPKGVSEFDKYQVSVATTRRQSTVSRSNEPVAYFDFRDIAEPGKTFNVIVKTVSGKVTSWPATGDVTLRPLPVRNLRSFNDDKTNTMIITWEADAASTQDEYRIVYHELETFNGDTSTLTTDRTRFTLESLLPGRNYSLSVQAVSKKMESNETSIFVVTRPSSPIIEDLKSIRMGLNISWKSDVNSKQEQYEVLYSRNGTNEVRTLITKESRLVIPNLQPGAGYELKVFAVSHELRSEPHAYFQAVYPNPPRNMTIETVRSNSVLVHWSPPESGEFTEYSIRYRTDSEQQWVRLPSVRSTEADITDMTKGEKYTIQVNTVSFGVESPNPQEVNTTVPPNPVSNIIQLVDSRNITLEWPKPEGRVESYILKWWPSDNPSKVQTKNVSENKSADDLSTVRVLIGDLMPGLQYKFDIQTTSYGILSGITSLYPRTMPLIQSDVVVANGEKEDERDTITLSYTPTPQSSSKFDIYRFSLGDAEIKDKEKLANDTDRKVTFTGLVPGRLYNITVWTVSGGVASLPIQRQDRLYPEPITQLHATNITDTEISLRWDLPKGEYNDFDIAYLTADNLLAQNMTIRNEITINDLRPHRNYTFTVVVRSGTESSVLRSSAPLSASFTTNEAVPGRVERFHPTDVQPSEINFEWSLPSSEANGVIRQFSIAYTNVNNLTDAGMQDFDSEESFGIIKNLKPGETYVFKIQAKTAIGFGPEREYRQTMPILAPPRPPTQVVPTEVYRSSSTIQIRFRKNYFSDQNGQVRMYTIIVAEDDAKNASGLEMPSWLDVQSYSVWLPYQAIDPYYPFENRSVEDFTIGTENCDNHKIGYCNGPLKSGTTYRVKVRAFTGPDKFTDTAYSFPIQTELLSSPDQDNTSLIVAITVPLTIILVLLVTFLFYKRRRNNCRKTTKDSRANDNMSLPDSVIEQNRPILIKNFAEHYRLMSADSDFRFSEEFEELKHVGRDQPCTFADLPCNRPKNRFTNILPYDHSRFKLQPVDDDEGSDYINANYVPGHNSPREFIVTQGPLHSTRDDFWRMCWESNSRAIVMLTRCFEKGREKCDQYWPNDTVPVFYGDIKVQILNDSHYADWVMTEFMLCRGSEQRILRHFHFTTWPDFGVPNPPQTLVRFVRAFRDRIGAEQRPIVVHCSAGVGRSGTFITLDRILQQINTSDYVDIFGIVYAMRKERVWMVQTEQQYICIHQCLLAVLEGKENIVGPAREMHDNEGYEAQQTNLDESVIATIEEHHLAVGHHHHHDLQQDEADAIDDENAAIFNDDQQPLTSSFNGQKNSVLTSTSMSSFGNGAGGGGSSIAIEDR; encoded by the exons CATGCTCATTGCGCTGATCTAGCCATTAGTATACCCAATAATCCTGGACTGGATGATGGTGCATCATATCGTTTAGATTATAGTCCACCCTTTGGTTATCCGGAACCGAATACAACAATTGCCTCCCGGGATATCGGCGATGAGATACAATTCTCGCGTGCTTTGCCTGGCACCAAATACAATTTCTGGTTATATTATACAAATCTAACGCATCATGATTGGCTCACCTGGACGGTGACCATTACAACGG CACCTGATCCACCATCGAATCTGTCGGTACAAGTGAGAAGTGGTAAAAATGCCATAATACTCTGGTCACCGCCCACACAGGGCAGCTATACGGCATTCAAAATCAAGGTGCTCGGCTTATCGGAGGCATCTAGCAGCTATAATCGGACATTTCAGGTCAATGATAATACATTCCAGCATAGTGTTAAGGAATTGACACCGGGCGCTACGTATCAGGTGCAGGCCTATACCATATACGATGGCAAAGAATCTGTGGCCTATACGAGTCGGAATTTTACCACAA GTCGAAGGACGCGGCATAAAGAGTTGCtggatattaaaatattgAGAG AGCCCAACACGCCGGGTAAATTCATTGTCTGGTTTCGAAATGAGACGACACTGTTGGTGCTATGGCAGCCACCCTATCCGGCTGGGATATACACACACTACAAGGTCTCTATTGAGCCGCCCGATGCCAATGACAGTGTGCTGTATGTGGAGAAGGAGGGTGAACCCCCGGGACCGGCACAGGCGGCCTTTAAGGGCCTAGTGCCTGGACGAGCTTACAATATATCGGTGCAAACAATGTCCGAGGATGAGATATCATTGCCCACCACAGCCCAATATCGGACAGTGCCGTTGCGACCGTTAAATGTCACCTTTGACAAGGATCACATCACATCGAATTCATTTCGTGTCCTTTGGGAGGCACCCAAGGGCGTGTCTGAATTCGATAAATACCAGGTATCGGTGGCCACCACCCGACGACAGTCGACAGTCAGTCGCAGCAATGAACCGGTTGCCTATTTCGATTTCCGTGACATTGCCGAGCCGGGCAAAACATTCAATGTGATTGTGAAAACAGTTTCGGGTAAGGTAACCTCTTGGCCAGCCACCGGTGATGTGACACTGCGACCACTGCCTGTCCGCAATTTGCGTAGCTTCAACGATGACAAGACCAACACCATGATCATAACATGGGAGGCAGATGCGGCCAGCACCCAAGATGAATATCGCATTGT TTACCACGAGCTGGAAACCTTTAATGGCGATACTAGCACTTTGACCACAGATCGGACACGTTTCACTTTGGAGAGTCTGTTGCCCGGACGCAATTATTCATTGTCCGTGCAGGCTGTGTCCAAGAAAATGGAATCCAATGAGACAAGCATATTTGTGGTGACACGTCCCTCATCGCCCATCATTGAGGACTTGAAGAGCATTCGCATGGGTCTGAATATTAGCTGGAAAAGTGATGTTAATTCCAAGCAAGAGCAATACGAGGTGCTCTACTCACGCAATGGGACCAATGAAGTGCGTACCCTTATTACCAAGGAGTCACGATTGGTTATACCCAATCTACAGCCTGGAGCTGGCTATGAACTGAAAGTGTTTGCCGTAAGCCATGAGTTGCGCAGCGAACCGCATGCCTATTTTCAGGCAGTGT ATCCCAATCCACCGCGTAATATGACCATCGAAACAGTGCGCAGCAATTCGGTTCTAGTTCATTGGTCACCGCCGGAAAGTGGTGAATTCACGGAATACTCGATACGTTATCGCACCGACAGTGAACAGCAATGGGTACGTTTGCCCAGTGTAAGATCCACCGAGGCGGATATTACCGATATGACCAAGGGCGagaaatatacaatacaagtGAATACGGTTAGTTTTGGCGTCGAGAGTCCCAATCCGCAGGAGGTGAATACAACAGTGCCACCGAATCCAGTATCGAATATTATACAACTTGTCGATTCGCGTAATATAACATTGGAATGGCCCAAACCGGAGGGTCGTGTCGAATCCTATATACTTAAATGGTGGCCCAGTGATAATCCAAGTAAAGTGCAAACGAAAAATGTTTCGGAGAATAAGTCAG CTGATGACTTGTCCACGGTGCGTGTACTTATTGGTGATCTTATGCCCGGTTTGCAGTATAAATTTGATATACAAACCACATCGTATGGCATATTATCGGGAATTACTAGCTTATATCCACGCACCATGCCGCTCATTCAATCCGATGTGGTGGTGGCCAATGGGGAGAAGGAAGATGAACGCGATACCATTACATTGAGCTATACACCGACACCACAATCATCATCGAAATTCGATATCTATCGTTTCTCATTGGGCGATGCCGAGATCAAGGATAAAGAGAAACTGGCCAATGATACCGATCGCAAGGTGACCTTCACGGGTCTTGTGCCCGGTCGCCTATACAACATTACCGTCTGGACTGTAAGTGGCGGTGTGGCCAGTTTGCCCATTCAACGTCAGGATCGTCTCTATCCGGAGCCAATTACTCAATTGCATGCCACCAATATTACGGATACGGAAATCTCACTTCGTTGGGATCTGCCCAAAGGAGAGTACAATGATTTCGATATTGCCTATCTGACCGCTGATAATCTGCTCGCCCAGAATATGACCATACGCAATGAGATCACAATTAACGATTTGCGTCCACATCGGAATTACACATTCACTGTGGTGGTGAGATCCGGTACAGAGTCATCGGTGTTGCGTAGCAGTGCACCACTTTCGGCCAGCTTCACCACCAACGAGGCAGTGCCCGGCCGTGTTGAACGGTTCCACCCCACCGATGTGCAGCcaagtgaaataaatttcgAATGGTCCCTGCCCTCCAGTGAGGCCAATGGCGTCATCCGACAGTTCTCCATTGCCTATACGAATGTCAACAATCTAACCGATGCTGGCATGCAGGATTTCGATTCAGAGGAATCATTTGGTATTATCAAGAACCTGAAACCCGGCGAAACCTATGTCTTTAAAATTCAAGCGAAGACGGCAATTGGTTTTGGTCCAGAGCGTGAATATCGGCAGACCATGCCGATATTAGCTCCGCCACGTCCACCCACTCAGGTGGTGCCCACCGAAGTCTATCGCAGCTCATCGACCATACAGATACGTTTCCGTAAGAATTATTTCTCCGATCAGAATGGTCAGGTGCGCATGTACACGATCATTGTGGCCGAAGATGATGCCAAAAACGCCTCCGGCCTGGAAATGCCCAGTTGGCTGGATGTACAATCGTATAGCGTATGGTTACCCTATCAGGCCATCGATCCATATTATCCATTTGAGAATCGCTCGGTGGAAGATTTCACCATTGGCACCGAAAATTGTGATAATCATAAAATTGGCTACTGCAATGGACCGCTTAAATCGGGCACCACATACCGGGTGAAAGTGCGCGCCTTTACCGGACCCGATAAATTCACAGATACAGCATACAGTTTCCCCATACAGACAG AACTTTTAAGTTCACCGG ATCAAGATAATACCTCACTAATTGTGGCCATTACAGTGCCCTTAACGATTATTCTCGTGCTGCTAGTCACATTCCTTTTCTATAAACGTCGTCGGAATAATTGCCGTAAAACCACCAAAGATTCGCGTGCCAATGATAATATGTCACTGCCGGATAGTGTTATCGAACAGAATCGTCCCATATTGATCAAGAATTTTGCCGAACATTATCGTCTAATGTCAGCGGATTCTGATTTTCGTTTTAGCGAAGAATTCGAAGAGCTAAAGCATGTGGGTCGCGATCAACCGTGCACATTTGCCGATTTGCCATGCAATCGTCCAAAGAATCGTTTCACCAACATCCTACCCTACGATCATTCGCGTTTCAAACTTCAACCTGTCGACGATGATGAGGGCTCCGATTATATCAATGCCAATTATGTGCCCGGTCATAATTCACCGCGCGAATTCATCGTTACCCAAGGACCATTGCATTCGACACGGGATGATTTCTGGCGCATGTGCTGGGAGAGCAATTCGAGGGCAATTGTAATGCTAACACGTTGCTTTGAGAAGGGTCGCGAGAAATGTGATCAATATTGGCCAAATGATACGGTGCCAGTGTTCTATGGCGATATCAAGGTGCAAATACTCAATGATAGTCACTATGCCGATTGGGTGATGACCGAATTTATGCTCTGCAgg ggCAGTGAACAACGCATTTTGCGTCATTTCCATTTCACGACATGGCCGGACTTTGGTGTGCCGAATCCACCACAGACTTTGGTCCGATTTGTGCGAGCTTTTCGTGATCGCATTGGAGCCGAACAGCGGCCCATTGTGGTCCATTGTAGTGCGGGTGTCGGTCGTTCTGGTACATTTATAACGCTCGATCGCATATTGCAACAGATTAATACATCCGATTATGTGGATATATTTGGCATTGTCTATGCCATGCGAAAGG aaCGTGTTTGGATGGTGCAAACGGAACAGCAATATATCTGCATACATCAATGCCTGCTGGCCGTATTGGAGGGCAAAGAGAATATTGTCGGTCCTGCTCGAGAAATGCACGACAATGAAGGCTATGAAG CCCAACAAACGAATCTGGACGAATCAGTTATAGCCACAATTGAGGAACATCATTTGGCTGTgggacatcatcatcatcatgatttACAGCAAGACGAAGCAGATGCCATTGATGATGAGAATGCGGCCATATTCAATGATGATCAACAGCCGCTAACTAGCAGTTTCAATGGCCAAAAGAATTCAGTTCTAACATCCACATCGATGAGCTCATTCGGAAATGGTGCAGGCGGTGGTGGCTCATCCATAGCCATAGAGGACAGATGA